In a single window of the Enoplosus armatus isolate fEnoArm2 chromosome 15, fEnoArm2.hap1, whole genome shotgun sequence genome:
- the crip1 gene encoding cysteine-rich protein 1 produces MPKCPKCQKEVYFAERVTSLGKDWHRPCLKCEKCNKTLSAGSHAEHDGKPYCNNPCYSSMFGPKGFGRGGSESHTYK; encoded by the exons ATGCCAAAGTGCCCAAAGTGCCAGAAGGAGGTTTACTTCG CTGAGAGGGTGACATCACTGGGGAAGGACTGGCACAGGCCCTGTCTGAAGTGTGAGAAGTGCAACAAGACGCTGTCAGCAGGCTCACATGCAGAG CATGACGGCAAGCCATACTGTAACAACCCCTGCTACAGTTCAATGTTTGGACCTAAAG gATTTGGACGTGGTGGATCCGAGAGCCACACTTATAAATAG